Proteins from a single region of Canis aureus isolate CA01 chromosome 26, VMU_Caureus_v.1.0, whole genome shotgun sequence:
- the TTPAL gene encoding alpha-tocopherol transfer protein-like produces the protein MSEESDSLRTSPSAASLSENELPPPPEPPGYVCSLTEELVTKAREELQEKPEWRLRDVQALRDMVRKECPTLSTSLDDAFLLRFLRARKFDYDRALQLLVNYHSCRRSWPEVFNNLKPSALKDVLASGFLTVLPHTDPRGCHILCIRPDRWIPSNYPITENIRAIYLTLEKLIQSEETQVNGIVILADYKGVSLSKASHFGPFIAKKVIGILQDGFPIRIKAVHVVNEPRIFKGIFAIIKPFLKEKIANRFFLHGSDLNSLHTNLPRSILPKEYGGTAGELDITAWNAVLLASEEDFVREFCPPVSVCDSILGQALPTEGLASDAQCDDSLRAVKSQLYSCY, from the exons ATGTCAGAAGAAAGTGACTCTCTGCGAACCAGCCCCTCTGCGGCCTCACTCTCGGAAAATGAGCTGCCGCCCCCGCCCGAGCCTCCCGGCTACGTGTGCTCGCTGACAGAGGAGCTGGTCACCAAAGCCAGGGAAGAGCTGCAGGAGAAGCCGGAATGGAGGCTCCGAGATGTGCAGGCCCTCCGTGACATGGTGCGGAAGGAGTGCCCGACCCTGAGCACCTCTCTGGATGATGCCTTCCTCCTGCGCTTCCTCCGCGCCCGCAAGTTCGATTACGACCGGGCCCTACAGCTGCTGGTCAACTACCACAGCTGCAGGAGAAGCTGGCCCGAAGTCTTCAACAACCTGAAGCCCTCGGCCTTAAAGGATGTCCTCGCTTCCGGATTCCTCACTGTGCTGCCCCACACTGACCCCCGAGGCTGCCACATCCTGTGCATCCGCCCAG ACAGATGGATACCGAGCAACTATCCAATTACCGAAAACATCCGAGCCATATACTTGACATTAGAAAAACTCATTCAGTCTGAAGAAACCCAGGTGAATGGAATTGTAATTCTTGCAGACTACAAAGGAGTGAGCTTATCAAAAGCATCTCACTTTGGCCCTTTTATAGCCAAAAAGGTGATTGGCATCCTTCAG GACGGCTTCCCCATTCGGATAAAAGCAGTCCATGTAGTGAATGAACCTCGAATATTTAAAGGCATTTTTGCCATCATAAAACCATTTCTGAAGGAGAAAATAGCAAACAGA TTTTTCCTCCATGGGTCTGACCTGAACTCTCTCCACACAAACCTTCCAAGAAGCATTCTCCCCAAGGAGTATGGTGGCACGGCTGGAGAGCTGGACATCACTGCCTGGAATGCCGTGCTCCTGGCCTCAGAGGAGGACTTTGTGAGGGAGTTCTGCCCACCTGTCTCCGTCTGCGACAGCATCCTGGGCCAGGCCCTGCCGACGGAGGGGCTAGCCTCAGATGCGCAGTGTGACGATTCCCTACGGGCCGTGAAATCACAGCTGTACTCCTGCTACTAA